One region of Psychrobacter sp. DAB_AL43B genomic DNA includes:
- the potC gene encoding spermidine/putrescine ABC transporter permease PotC — translation MSHNSLSRSPNSPPTKKKRSIKPPSIGSIAAKCYLGLIYAMLYLPILVLVVMSFNKSKVGYNWGGFSLKWYESLFNNQAMLDAFWHSIVLGLVAATVSTIIGTLTALALHRYNFRGKGLLNGLLFVLMMSPEIVLAISLLALFLLIGLQLGFVSLLLAHITFCLPFVVITVFARLSSLDERLMEAARDLGASESTMVRTVLIPVIFPAVMAGWLLAFTLSLDDVVVSTFVTGPSYEILPLRIYSMVRVGLKPEVNAIGTILLVASLILVVISQLLLRRR, via the coding sequence ATGTCTCATAACTCACTGAGTCGCTCACCGAATAGTCCACCGACTAAAAAGAAACGCTCTATCAAACCACCCAGCATCGGCAGTATCGCCGCCAAATGCTATCTTGGTTTGATTTATGCCATGTTATATCTACCCATCCTTGTTTTGGTGGTGATGTCCTTTAATAAATCAAAAGTTGGTTATAACTGGGGCGGCTTTAGTTTAAAGTGGTATGAATCCTTATTTAACAACCAAGCAATGCTTGATGCCTTTTGGCATTCTATTGTCTTAGGTTTGGTTGCAGCCACGGTATCAACGATCATCGGCACACTGACAGCGCTTGCCTTACATCGCTATAATTTTCGCGGTAAAGGTCTGTTAAATGGCTTATTATTTGTGCTGATGATGTCGCCTGAGATTGTCTTGGCAATATCGCTACTGGCGCTATTTTTATTAATTGGACTGCAGCTGGGTTTTGTATCGCTGTTACTAGCTCACATTACTTTTTGCCTACCATTTGTGGTCATTACTGTCTTTGCAAGGTTAAGCAGTTTGGATGAGCGGCTGATGGAAGCGGCAAGAGACTTGGGTGCAAGTGAATCAACGATGGTGCGTACGGTATTGATTCCTGTTATCTTTCCAGCAGTGATGGCAGGTTGGCTGCTCGCCTTTACCTTATCGCTAGATGATGTGGTGGTATCGACCTTTGTGACCGGTCCTAGCTATGAGATTTTGCCGCTACGTATCTATTCAATGGTGCGTGTGGGTCTCAAACCTGAGGTCAATGCCATTGGTACGATATTGCTAGTTGCTTCACTAATTTTGGTAGTCATCTCCCAGTTATTGCTACGTCGACGTTAA
- the tsaD gene encoding tRNA (adenosine(37)-N6)-threonylcarbamoyltransferase complex transferase subunit TsaD → MKVLGLETSCDETGLAIFDSEQIHSENKGLLGQVLYSQIELHALYGGVVPELASRDHIRKLVPLFNELLEQCDITKDDIDAIAYTKGPGLIGALMTGALFGRSLAYGLDIPAIGVHHMEGHLLAPLMGANPPAFPFVSLLVSGGHTLLIAAHGIGQYEILGESIDDAAGECFDKAAKMLSLEYPGGPNIAKLAETGNPNAYSLPRPMLHRGLDFSFSGMKTAVHNLIKDTDGSGTGSDSDPQVRADIAASFQHAVVDTLVKKCVKALKQAEMSRLVIAGGVSANSHLRETLETELAKINATVHYAPPALCTDNGAMIAYAGYERLQAGQFDDLAVSCVPRWPMTELPAL, encoded by the coding sequence ATGAAAGTATTGGGTTTAGAGACCTCTTGCGATGAGACCGGTCTGGCGATTTTCGATAGTGAGCAGATACATAGCGAGAATAAAGGTCTGCTAGGGCAAGTGCTGTATTCACAAATAGAGCTACATGCACTCTATGGTGGCGTCGTGCCTGAGCTTGCCAGCCGCGACCATATTCGTAAGCTCGTGCCTTTATTTAATGAGCTATTAGAGCAGTGCGATATTACTAAAGATGACATTGATGCTATCGCTTATACCAAAGGCCCAGGGCTCATCGGTGCCTTGATGACGGGTGCCTTATTTGGTCGCAGTTTGGCATATGGCTTAGATATTCCGGCTATTGGTGTCCATCATATGGAAGGGCATTTGCTAGCACCGCTGATGGGGGCAAATCCACCCGCGTTTCCGTTCGTGTCGCTACTGGTTTCAGGTGGTCATACCTTGTTGATTGCCGCTCATGGCATTGGTCAATATGAAATACTGGGCGAATCAATCGACGATGCGGCAGGTGAGTGCTTTGATAAAGCAGCTAAAATGCTGAGCTTAGAGTACCCCGGTGGTCCTAATATTGCTAAACTAGCTGAAACGGGAAATCCTAATGCTTACAGTCTACCAAGACCGATGTTACACCGCGGTTTGGACTTTTCTTTTAGCGGTATGAAAACGGCCGTACACAACCTTATTAAAGATACGGATGGTTCTGGGACAGGTTCTGATAGTGACCCACAAGTCCGTGCTGATATCGCTGCCAGCTTTCAACATGCAGTCGTTGATACACTGGTGAAGAAATGTGTTAAAGCACTTAAGCAAGCAGAGATGAGTCGGTTAGTCATTGCTGGCGGAGTAAGTGCCAACAGCCATTTGCGTGAAACCTTAGAGACCGAACTGGCTAAAATAAATGCAACTGTGCATTATGCGCCGCCAGCCTTATGTACCGATAATGGCGCGATGATTGCTTATGCTGGTTATGAGCGCCTGCAAGCTGGGCAATTTGATGATTTAGCCGTCAGCTGCGTTCCACGTTGGCCGATGACCGAATTGCCTGCGCTGTAA
- the potB gene encoding spermidine/putrescine ABC transporter permease PotB, with amino-acid sequence MAGTGISNKSPFRTATLWLIWGWLLIFALLPNILVIAVSFLTRDSTAFISLPVSIDSYVRMIDPLYFDVFVHSLWMAGITTIICLLLGYPFAWFVSRVSRRWQPLLMLLLILPFWTNSLVRTYALKLLFANNGLINKSLLAIGVIDTPIDILYTQGAVVAGLTYLLFPFMVLPLYAVFSDLRDDMLLASQDLGASKRQTFWHVVLPLTTPGVISGVLLVLLPAMGMFYVADILGGSRNLLVGNIIKNQFLDARDWPFGAAASVLLTLAMAVLLLAYHASSRRIGKTDFNEVA; translated from the coding sequence ATGGCAGGTACTGGCATAAGCAATAAAAGTCCTTTTCGTACGGCAACGCTGTGGCTTATTTGGGGCTGGCTACTCATTTTTGCGCTCTTGCCCAATATACTGGTGATTGCGGTCAGCTTTTTAACGCGTGACAGTACGGCTTTTATCAGCCTGCCTGTCAGCATTGATAGCTATGTACGCATGATTGATCCCCTCTATTTTGATGTCTTTGTACATTCATTATGGATGGCAGGAATTACCACGATCATTTGCTTATTATTGGGCTACCCTTTTGCCTGGTTTGTCTCTCGAGTCAGCAGGCGTTGGCAGCCCTTATTGATGCTACTGCTCATATTGCCATTTTGGACCAACTCTTTAGTGCGAACTTACGCGCTGAAGTTATTATTTGCTAATAATGGCTTGATCAATAAATCGTTACTCGCGATAGGTGTTATCGATACCCCTATTGATATTTTATATACACAAGGGGCGGTAGTTGCAGGTCTAACCTATTTATTATTTCCGTTTATGGTACTGCCACTGTATGCAGTCTTTAGCGACTTACGCGATGATATGCTGCTCGCCTCACAGGATTTGGGTGCATCAAAAAGACAAACCTTTTGGCATGTGGTACTGCCATTGACCACTCCTGGGGTTATATCAGGGGTACTTTTGGTACTACTACCAGCGATGGGTATGTTTTACGTGGCAGATATTTTAGGCGGTTCACGCAACTTACTGGTTGGTAATATTATTAAAAACCAGTTTTTAGATGCGCGTGATTGGCCGTTTGGTGCTGCAGCTAGCGTGTTATTGACACTGGCGATGGCAGTATTACTACTCGCCTACCACGCCAGTAGCCGCCGCATTGGCAAGACTGATTTTAATGAGGTGGCCTAA
- a CDS encoding LysR family transcriptional regulator, producing MLELRHLNTLTALRAHGSLAAAADELHVTASAVSHQLKELENYYDISLVNRRTRPLTFTPAGKTVLALADSIMPQVTRTKANLKRLAHGQAGRLRLASECHSCFDWLMPILNQYRREWSDVELDFATGFEPEPHHLLMEGDIDLLITTSNLPIEGISYQPLFEYESRLVLSPTHDLAEQHFIRPNDLIEETLIAYPVEAKRLDIIANFMTPEQVSFKNIRTTELTAMLIQLVASERGVAALPDWVVAEYEKKGWVVSRPLGKGVYCQLYAATRTSSQDTAYMQGFASLLEGIVKPL from the coding sequence ATGTTAGAGCTTCGTCATCTTAATACGCTAACTGCGCTACGCGCACATGGTTCATTGGCCGCTGCTGCCGATGAGCTGCATGTCACGGCCTCTGCTGTCTCGCATCAGTTAAAAGAGCTAGAGAATTACTACGATATCAGTTTGGTTAATCGCCGAACGCGACCCCTTACCTTTACGCCAGCTGGCAAAACGGTATTGGCGCTTGCCGACAGCATCATGCCGCAAGTCACCCGCACCAAAGCCAATCTCAAGCGTTTAGCTCACGGTCAAGCAGGCAGATTACGTTTGGCTTCTGAATGTCATAGCTGCTTTGATTGGTTGATGCCGATACTGAATCAGTATCGCCGTGAATGGTCAGATGTTGAGCTGGATTTTGCCACGGGTTTTGAACCTGAGCCGCATCATTTATTAATGGAAGGTGATATCGATCTGCTGATTACGACCAGCAATTTGCCGATAGAAGGCATTAGCTATCAGCCATTGTTTGAGTACGAGAGCCGTTTAGTGCTGTCGCCTACGCATGATTTGGCAGAACAACATTTCATTCGTCCAAACGATTTAATCGAAGAAACCTTGATTGCTTATCCGGTAGAAGCCAAGCGCCTCGATATTATTGCGAATTTTATGACCCCAGAGCAGGTCAGTTTTAAAAATATTCGCACCACTGAGCTGACCGCCATGCTAATACAACTAGTGGCCAGCGAACGCGGTGTGGCGGCGCTACCCGATTGGGTCGTTGCCGAATATGAGAAAAAAGGTTGGGTGGTGTCGCGCCCATTGGGTAAGGGTGTTTATTGTCAGCTCTATGCCGCGACACGCACATCTAGCCAAGATACCGCTTATATGCAAGGGTTTGCCAGCTTATTAGAAGGGATAGTAAAACCGCTTTAG
- a CDS encoding CrcB family protein, producing the protein MQWLAIGLGAAIGACLRGWLARFNPLHSWIPLGTLGANVLGGLLIGLALVWFERVGSGLSDNVRLFVITGFLGGLTTFSTFSAEVFTFISEGRLLAGLGLIGLHVGLTLLATALGFYFFKFIL; encoded by the coding sequence ATGCAGTGGCTCGCTATCGGTTTAGGGGCAGCAATCGGCGCATGCTTAAGAGGATGGCTAGCGCGCTTTAACCCGCTACATAGCTGGATACCACTCGGTACACTCGGCGCTAATGTCTTAGGTGGGCTCCTTATTGGGCTGGCGTTAGTCTGGTTTGAACGGGTCGGTAGCGGATTGTCTGACAATGTTAGATTATTTGTTATCACCGGTTTTTTGGGCGGACTGACCACTTTTAGTACTTTTAGCGCTGAGGTATTTACTTTTATTAGTGAGGGTCGGTTGTTAGCAGGTTTGGGGTTGATAGGGTTGCATGTAGGATTAACTCTATTAGCAACCGCGCTTGGGTTTTATTTCTTTAAGTTTATTTTATAG